AACCCGCAGACCGGCAAGCCGGTGCATATCGCCGCCCGCCGCGTGGTGAAGTTCCGCCCCGGCGTCCGCTTCCAGGACCTCGTCGCAGGCCGCCGGGCCATGCCCGCCTCCGGCAACTGCATCCAGAAGGACCCCAAGACCCCCAAGGCCGGCCGCCCGTAACCGCCGCACACTACGGGCCGTCCGGTCGTGTGCCGGGCGGCCCGCCGAAGGAGATCGACAGATGAACGACCGTTCTGTGGGGGTCGAGATCGACGCCACCGTGAGGTGGTTGGAGGAGCGCGGCATAGCCGGCGCTGCCGCCCTGCTGCGGCGCGTTGCCCGCCAGAGGGACGACGCCGTCCGGCAGCTCGGCCTTCGCCCCACCTCGCCCGCGTACACGCAGGGCGGTGCTGAACGCATCCGGGACCTGGACGCCGCGGCCGAAGCGGCGATGCTGCGCACCGAGCTGGCCCGCTTCCAGGCCCTGGCCGAGCGGGCCGGCTGGGTGAGCGACGCGGACGCCAAGCGCCTGTGGCGCTGGCGCGACGGCTGGTGGGAGCTGAGCTACCGCCGCCGGAACCCGAAGGACGGCTACCCCGACACCGGCTGGTACCTGTGGGGACCGCTCGGCAGCTACGACGGCGAGTGGGCCCACCGCAACAAGCGCCCAGCCATGGCCGAGGCCGACCGGCTGATCACCAAGCACCGCGCGGTGACCGGTGGGGGCGGCCGGTGATGATGATCGAGGTCATCCGGTCGGCGGGAGGTGCCGCGTGACCGCCGAGCTGCAGAGCGCCCCCGTGACCCTGCCCAGCGTCCAGGACGCGGGAGAGTGGCAACCGCGCGTCATCGGCCTCGACCTGTCGCTGACCTCGACCGGCGTCGCGGGAACCGACTGGGCGCGCGCCTACCGGCCCGGCCGGCGCCGCAGCCACGAGCGGCTGGACTGGCTCCTGACGGCCGTCGCGCTGAGCGTGCGGGACGGCGCGGACCTGGTGGTGGTCGAGGGCGCCGCGTACGCCCAGGGCGGTCAGGCCGGCCATCACGAGCTGGCCGGACTGTGGTGGCTGGTCACCCAGCACCTGTGGCGCAACGGCATTCCGTACGCCGTCGTCACGCCGCACGGGCGCACGATCTACGCGACCGGCCGGGCAAACCCCGCTCAGGACTACCCGCGCAAGGACCGGGCGCGGATCGCGAAGGGCATGGTGCGCGCGGTGGCAGTCGAGCGGTACGGCGTGGAGTGCGAAGGGCCGGGCCGCTACGACCAGGCGGACGCCACGATCCTGGCCGCGATGGGGCTGGACTGGCTCGGTTATCCCACCGTTCCGGTGCCGGACAGTCACCGGCGGGCCTTGGAAGCGGTGCGCTGGCCAGATCTCATTCCCGTGGCCGCAAATTAGGGAATTGAATTGCGGAAATTAAATGCACATTTGTTTGCGTGTACCTTGCTTTTGGGATATTTGCCATTAAGATATAAGTAACGAATTCGGGAAATGCCCGAAGAGGAAGGGGAATTGGAATGGAAACCCAGAACCACGGATGCGGCTGCGAGTGCAACAGCGGCGGCTTCTGCGGCGGCTGCGGCCACGCCGGATGCGGCGGACGCCGCTAACCATCCCCGAACCCCACCAACATCCCGCGCCCCCGGCCAACGCCGGGGGCGCACCCATACGCGCAAGCGCCTCTTGGAGAACCCGATGACCGACTACTCACCCGGAGTACGCCAACTGGCCCACGAAATAGGGCTCGACCCCGAACACGTCGCACACGCCGTCCGCGTCGCCTCACGCACCTTCGCCCGCGTGCAGGTGACCACCGGCATGAGCCTCGAACAGTTCCGCCGCCTGTTCACCCAGGACCGGCACTCCATCGCGATCGTCGCGAACATCGCCATGCGTCACGCCGGCCGCCGCGACGACGCCCAGCTCCTCATGGACGTCTACAAGGCCGCCGTCGGACGCCTCCCGTACGAGCGGCCCCCGCACACCGGCGTCGGCACCCTGCCCGAGTACCACGGCCACCCGCAGGTCCAGGAGGCCGTGCGCATCCTGACCGCCGCTGGAATGCCGCCCATCCACACCGACGGCGTCCACGAACTGCGCCCCGGCTTCCAGGTCATGCCGGACGACACCGGCCACTTCCCCGGCTGGGTGTTCATCAAGCCCGACCCCGGCGCCAAGGCGCGCACCGGCTTCGCGGGCGGTGACCTCGGCTACCTCGCCGTCATGCGCTGGGCCGGATGGGGCGTCATCCCCGAACGCCTCCCCGGCGACCTGTATGCCGCCTGCCACCCCGACCAGCGCGGCAACCCCTTCCCCGCCACCTCGGCCTCCTGACTCCGTCCGTGCCCGGCCGCACCCGCGACCGGGCACGCCCCCTCTTGAAAGGCACAACTCGTGATACTCCCCGTCGACGACGCCACCCTCGCCTCCTGGTCCACCCTCCTCGGCCTCACCGAAGAACAGACCACCGCCACCCTCGCCGACATCGAGCAGACCCTCCGCGTCGGCTACGACAACCGACCCGAGGAACTGCGTGACATGAGCTTCGAACAGCTCACCAGCGACATGGACGCAGACGAGGCAGCCCTGATGTTCCTCATCGGCGGCCTGCGCCAGGCCGGACACCCCGAAGCCGCCTACGCCGTCGAAGTCCGCGGAATCTTCGCCACGCTCCGCTCCCTCCAGCAGACCAGCTGAACCAACCCCTCCACCCGCCCACGCCGCCCCGGCTGCGCCCGCGCACCGGGGCGGCCCCATGCGCGCCCGCAGAAAGGATTCCGCCCCGCATGTCCGACGACTTCTTGCCCCGCGCGGCAGCTCCGGCCACCGCCGCGCGGCCCGCGCCCTCGTGGGTGAAGAAGCCCCCGCCCAAGTCGAAGGCGCGCCCCACCGGAAGGATCACCGCCCGCCGCTACGCCGCCCCGCGCGACCCGCACGAGCACGCCCGCAAGATCGCGGAGAACGTCCTCGACGCCTGGTACCAGTCCTTCGGCGGCAGCAGCATCGACGTACCCCTCGGCACGGTCGCCGGGCTCTGCCTGCTGCGCAACGTCCCCGGCCTGGCGGACTGGCTGCTCAACCTTCAGCCCGAACAACTCCCGCAGCTCCTCAAGGAGATCTACCTCGGCCACTGGATCAAGCGCCCCGACCTGATCAACCGCGCGATACGCCTGCACGACTGGGCCTGGAACCCAGACCCCGACAGGCAGCAGCTCCGCGCTGTCCACGCCGTTACCCGCGCCGCCATCAACACCGGTCTACTCGACCTGACCGGCCACGACGACCCCGGACAACGCGCCGAGGCCGACGTCCTCAGCCCCCTGCTCACCGGCCTGCGGCACAAGAGCGACAAGAAGTGGCGCGGCGAGTACCACACGCCGGCGTGCCTCACCGACCTGATGGCCAACATGACGCTGGCTAAGGACTTCGCCCAGCCCGGCATGTCCTTTCGGGAACCCGCCATCGGATCGGGCGGCATGTTCCGCTCCGTCGCCCAGCGCCTGCGCGACCTCGGCCTCAACCCCCACGACTTCCACTGGTACGGCAACGACGTCGACTCCCTGTCCGCCGGGTGCGCCGCCGTCAACGCGATCATCTGGGACCTCGGCCCCGGCTGCCTCATCGGCTGCGCCGACTCCCTCGCACCGGAAGACGACTACGCCAAGACCCGCGCCGAAGCCGCCGAAGCCTTCGAGCAGCGCGACCGGTACATGGAAACCGCCACCACGATCGTCGCCCACCGCCGCGCCCTCGCTCTCCTCGACCAGCTCATGCCCAGCAAAGAGACAGCCGCGTGACCGAACCCGACGACTTCGCCCGACCCAGCACGACACCGGCACCACGCCGTCGGCGTCCGTCCTTCGCCGCGCCCACCGACGAGATCGACGTGCCACCGCTCGACCAGATCGCTCCCACCCTCGAACCCCCCTGGCACAAGGAGGACACCGACACACCCGACCGCACCGCCAGCTACCACCACCCCGACGGCCACCGCCTCGGCCTCCGCATCCAGCCCCGCGGCCTCGCCATCCAGACCTGGATCACCGCTGGACCCGACCTGCCGCCGATCCCCGACGGCACCGACATCGAGCAGGCCGAAGCCCAAGCCGCGAACGACGCCCGGCTCCAGCCCGGCCGCACCTGGCACGCCGTCCTCTCCACACGCCGCAGCAAGGACCTGGCCGCCGACCTCGCCGCGCTCGTCCGCGACCACCTGCTTTCAGCACTCACCCGCAAGCCCAAGCACGTCAGCACAACCACCGACGAGCAGAAGGCTGACACCACAACCGAAGGACCCACGACATGACCGAGCCGCTGCGCATCGCCAGCCCCAGCGACTTCCTCGAACTGATGCCGTTCCTCCTCGGCTACACCCCGGAGAACGCCCTTGTGGTGCACGGCATCACCAACGTCGGCCTCGCCGGACCCGTCATGGCGCTGCCGCTCCCCGAAGACCCCACACAATGGCGCCTCATCGCAGAAGCCGTCGCCCCCGAATTCATCCACTCCACCCGAGACCGCGGAATCGACATCCTCGACGTCGTCGTCTGCCTCTACCGCACGCCCCAGCCCGGACAGAGCCCGGAAGTGACCGCACACCTCCTCGGCCACATGGCCGACTGGATGATCGACGCCTTCGTCGACCTTCGCCACGCCCCGGTCAAGCTCGTCCTCGGCATCGTCGGCAATCAGTGGTGGGACTACACCTGCCACTGGCCCGGCTGCTGTGAAGGTGACCCCCTGCCCGCCGGCGACCACCCCGAGAGCGTCACCGCCCAACTCCGCGCCCACGGCCGCATACCCGGCCGCCCCAGCAGCAAGATCGCCAGCGAGTACCGGCCCACCCACACCAACGCGGCCCGCTACCGGCGAGCCCTCGATGAGGCCAGCACCGACTTCCTCACCAACAGCCGCACTCCCAGTGGCCGACTCATCGCCCGGCAAGGCACCCTCAACATCATCGACGGGGCCTTGAAGGACCTGCGCAACGGCACTCCCATCGCTGACGAGCCCGCCGCCCGCATCATCCTCGGCCTCCAGGACCGGCGTGCCCGCGACCGCGCCCTCTCCTGGGGACCGGAAGAGGACCTGCCGTACGAGCGGCAGCTCTGGGCAGACCTCGCCCGCCGCTGCGTGCCGCCCTACACCGATCTCGCCCCCGCCCTCCTCACCCTCCTCGCCTGGGTCGCCTGGCGACAGGAGGACACCCCCACCGCACGCCTCGCCCTCCGCGAGGCCATGACCATCGACAGCGACTACCTGCTGGCCCAGCACCTCCACCAAGGACTCAACCAGGACGTGCCGATAGACCGCTTCCTCGAGGTCTTCCGCACCACGGCCGTCCAGGACCAAGCCGAAGACGAAGCCGCGCTACGCACCCTCTGACCGCCACTGTGGCCCCGGCCCGTACGCCGGAGCCGCCCCGACCCGAAACGAACCGTGATCCACACGAACGAACCGCGCGGCGCTATCGCCCGACAGGCCATCCACCCGAGGACGGTGTCTCGAAGAGCAATCAGCCAGACGCTGCCCGCGGCAGACGAGAGCGAGGCAATGTGAGCGACTCCCAGGCCGTCACATGGCTCCGTCCTGAGTACAAGGGCCGCGAGGACGAGCTGATCAACCTCGCTGCAGGAGCAGCTCTCGTCGGTGTCAGTCGCTCGGCTGTCAGCAACTGGGCCAAGCGCCACTCGAATTTCCCCAAGATCGCCCTTCTCACGGGCATCGGTGATCGGCGCGTGAAGTACGTCCCGCGCGCCGAGTTCCTCGACTTCGCCCGAGCCCAGTTGAGCAAGAAGCCTGCCCCGAATCGACCTGCGGCACCGCGCCGCTCAGCTGCAACGCTTCGAGCCGAGGAGATCGCGTACTCCGAACGGCAGATTGCTCGCCTCGAGGAACTGGAAGCGCGGCAGGTCAAGGCTCTCGCCAACACTCGTCGCGCCCTGAAGAAGCACAGAGCACGGCTCCGGCGCGCTCAGCAGCGCCTGGCCGAAGAAGTGGCCGCCGCTGTACAACACGCGAGGAGGTAGGAACACGAACGAAACAACAACGAGTAGCGTGTAACCACACGGCTGACCTGCGAGAATCCGCAAGGCTCCACCCTCGGATGAGAGGGTGGAGCCCTGCCGTCGCTTTGGGGTAAAGACAACGCTTGCGTTACCTCACCTTCCGCGTCAGACGGAGTTCCACAGCGATGTGCGCGTTTCTGGCCCGTACGGACTCCACCCCTTCAGGTAGGGCTTGAGGTCTTCAGGCTCGAACGAAAGCCCGGACGGCATGGTCGGCAGTTGCGTCAGCGGGTCCAGCGCCTCCGCATAGTCGCGTGCCCACCGCAACCAGGAACGCGCCGACTCGAGGTCTGGACCTTCTTCCGGCGCTGAGTCCAGCCGTCGCTCCAGAGCGTCGCAGTACCGGCGGAGCGCCTGCGCTTCCTGCCAATGCTCTACTTGCTCACGGAGAATCGTCCCGAAGCGAGCCTGAGCAGCCTTGTCTTTGGCGGCAGCCATGGCCGCTTCCCATTGGACGCGGCGCTCTTCCTTCGCTTGCTTCTCATCCAACTCCCTCTGCCGCTCCTCGACCGCGCGGGTCTCCAGTTCCCGAAGCACGATCCCCAGGACGTCCTCGAGTTTCGACCGCTTGCGGTCGCCCCAGTGGTGCTGCCTATGGGATCGGCTGTAACCGATGTCCAGGGCGAGCTGCTGAGAGCGATCTGGGTCAGCAGACTGGGGAAATTCCTGCTTGATCGTGACGCTGCAGGTGAAGCCATCGACGACGATGTCCAGCACCCCCTCGCGGCAGCTCGCCGGGAAGTACCGGCCGTCGTAGTAGTGCGCTGAACGATTGTCAGGCTCGGGGACGGGATGCTCTCGGACCTTGTACCCCCGGCGCTCAGCCTCTGCGGCCAGTCCCTGGAGCAGCAGCAGAGCTCGGCGGCGCAGGGCGGGTGGCATGAGAAGCCGGCGCTCACTATCTCGCAACCCCGCCACGACCCGGTGCGGTGAGCGCAGCTGCGCAGGCACTGGAACTCGCGGGTTGTCCACTGAGGACCTGCGCCCCGAGTTAGCGTGCGAGCCATCCACCAGCGATATCTGCAGGTCCCGACCCGCATTCCACAGTCGCTGCTTCTCGATGCGCTTGCCCGGCGGAGCAAGTCCGTGTCGCTTGGCGAAGTCGACGACACGCCGCCACTCGGTGATCTCAGCTTCGTCCGGCTCCGAGATGACAATATGACGCTCTGCGATCAATCGCTCGACGAGCTTGGTTGCCTGCGCCCGGCGCGCTGCAGGAATGGGCCTTTCGCTGTAGGGCGTCGGCGGCTTCTTCTGCGTGGTCCTGCCTTTGGGTCGGCGCGGTGTGGTTGTCGTCTCGGAGGCGCGGCCCTTGCCCGTCGCTGCAGCCACCGACGTCTTTGAGGCCTCACCCGGAGCGCCGCCAAGTGTCGGATGCTCTGGATGATGACCGTGCTCCAGGTAGAACTGACCAGCGTCGGTGACGTGTGTCCGCCAGCCGCCACCTTGGCGGCTGATCGTCACCAGACCTCGATCGCGCAGCGCATAGGCTGATCGCCGCATGCCCGGGTCCTGGGCGCTGGGATCCTTTCCGTCGGCGATGCTTCTGAGGAGAGTGAGCTGTCGGTCGTTCAACGCTGTCCAGCGGTGCATGCCACAAGTTCACCGGCAAATGAGGTGGCTCACAATAGTGGTCGTCGCGGTGCCCTCGACCACAATTGCCCAGGTCAGCAAGCGAGCAGGTTGCATGCCCACGTCATGTGGAGGGCTACTTTGCTACGCTGTGAATAGGCGGCTGACCTGCGGAAACGTCGCGCGGCTCCACCCTCGGGCGAAGAGGGCGGAGCCCTTCTCGTCGGTAAGGCACTCCGCTGCGCCCAGGTTCAACCGGAGCGCATCTCGCGGTGGCGACCAGCGCCTTAGCGAATGAGGTGGCGCCGCGGCAATCTCATCGCGCGTCGAGGGGCCGGCGAAGGGGCCTTCCAGGGACCCGGAAGGCGCCCAGGGGCCAGCAAGGGACCGGAAGGACCCGGAAAGATCAGGAAGGGCACTGGCCTCAGGCGTATGGCAGCACGGCTCTGACCTGCGGAAACAGGAAGCGGAGGGCCGGATCAGGAAGATCGCGGAAGATCCTCAAAGGACTCATAATCCGTCGGCCGTGGGTTCGAGTCCCACCCGCCCCACCAGGCGCTCCACGCGCAGAAGCGTTTCTACCTGCAGAAACGTATGAAGGAGGGCCGCCACACCAGCGTGGCGGCCCTCCTTCACTCCCTCAGACCAAGATCCAGGGGACACACAGGGGACACGGGGACCCGTTCAGGGGAACGGGCGGCGGTCAGGCGGTTTTCCGGCGTGATCCACGTCCCCGACGCGTGCTCCCTGGCGAGCCGGACGGCAGCCCCTGCGGCAGCCCCCACCCGTCGATACCCGGGGCCTCGGAACGAGCGATCATGAACCGGAGGAGCGAGAAGTACGGCCGCTGATCTTCCGGGTAGCGTTCGTTGAGGTTTTCCACCCGCACGAGTTCCAAGCCGTTGCTGGCGCAGTGCATCCTGATCCACTCCAGAGCCGCGTTGGCCGCGTGCTCCTGGCCGTGGCCCTTGGTCCTGATCTCCCCGAGGAGGTCCGTGCCGGGCCGGGTCTGTGCCCCGATCGCCCAAGTGCTGCCGGTCTGCAGGGCGCCGTGGGCGAAGATCGTGGCCACGTCTCCGTGCCAGGCGTCGTCAGGGATCACCAGGGGGCTGTGGATCTCGTACGAGACCTCCCGCGGGACGACCGTCATCATGGACTCCGCCTCGGCCCGCATCATCTCCGGCAGGACGCTGGTGTAGGTGTCCGAGGTGATCTGGCGCGAGGAGTGCCCCAGGCGCTCCTGGACGACCTTGATGTCGTTCTTCGCAAGCAGGGACAGCGTGGCGGACAGGTGCCGGAGATCGTGGAGGCGTACCGGAGGAAGGCCGGACAGCTCGATGAGCCGCTTGAAGCGCCTGGAGACCCAGTCGGGATGAAGGGGTTCGCCGTTCTCCTGCGTCCAGACGCGGTCGGACTCGACCCAGGCGTCTCCCCACTCCTCGCGCTTCTTCTGCTGCTTCTCCCGCCACCGGGCCAGGTTCTCGCCCGACTCCAGGCTCAGTGAGACGGTGCGTACGCTGTCGGCCTTCGGCGCCTCGCCGTACAGGCGGTAGGCCACTTCGACGATCTGTGCGGAGATCCGCATCCAGAGGCCGTCGATGCTGACCTCCGGCCAGGGCAGCGCGCACATCTCGCCGCGCCGGGGGCCGTTGAAGATGAACGAGTGCCACAGCTCGTAGAGCCAGTCGGTCTTGACGAAGTCAAGGAACTCCCCGGTGAGCTCGGGTGTCCAGACCATGACGGGTCCGGGTTTCTCTCCTGTGCGCTTCCAGTGTTCGACGCGCTCGGGGGTCCACACCAGGGGCTTTGGGCGGGTGGCCGGCGGCAGCTCGACGAGCCTGGCCCAGTTCTTCGCGAAGGCTCCCTCCCGCTTGATGCCCCAGCTGATGGCAGAGGAGAGCGTGTCGTTGATGCGGTGCATCGTTGCCGCAGACGTGACCTTCCGCAGGCCGCGGCGACCGTCGCGCAGGGCCTGGTTGGCTTCCAGGAACGCCTGGCGGGTGCGGCGTCGCTCCTCCCTCGTGGCGTAGCCGGCGGTCCTCACCCATGCTCGGTGGGCTTTGTCGCGGTCCTGTTGGAGTTCCTCGACGCGGAGGCGGTGGAGGACCCGCTCGGCGTTCTCCTTCTCGATCGCCTCGTACATCCGGTCGAGATGGCGGACATGCAGCTCGCGTCGCTTGATGTGGCCGAGGTGGGGGATGAGGTAGTTGTCGATGTGTTCTTGGTAACCGTGCCGGGTGGTGCGGGCCAGCGACTTCTTGGCACTGATCCAGCGGCGGAAGAAGTCGCTGCACAGCTCGTCGGAGAGGACGTCGGCGCCGCCGCTGGCGGCGTCATACATCTCCTTGGCCTTCTTCTTCGCGTCGTCCTTGGTGGCGAAGCCGCCGCGGCGGATGCGCTGACGCTTGCCGCGTTCGCCGCGCTCCAGCTCGAAGTAGAAGTACCAGGAGCCGTGTCCCTTCTGACCCAACTTGGAACAGGAAAGACCGATGTCGCCGATCTTCGGACTGCCATCCGGATTCAGAAGAGGCTTGCCCGTCTTGTCCTTCATCGGTCCCTTGCACTGGCATCGCCGGTAGTAGCTCGGCGAGAACATCCGACCCCCTGCTGTCGACTGACGTGGAGCCAGTCGTCGTTGTGCGCACGTGTCTGTACGCGTCTTGCTTGCTCTCTCTCGATCTTGCTGGGGCTGTCGGACACTGTTGTAAAGTCGCCTACAAGTTGGCGTGGGGGAGATTGCGACCAACGAGATGACTGCTCAGGAAGCGGGCGGGCAGGCTTCAGCCGGGGCGATGAGTCTGGAGGAGCTGCTGTCTCTTCCGGCGACGGTCAACGTGACAACTGCTGGGCGAGCCCTTGGCATCGGCCGTGACAAGGCGTACGAGCTGATCCGCAGCGGGTCCTTCCCGGTCCGTACCCTGATGTTGGGTAGGACGGTACGTGTGCCGACGGCGGAGCTGTGGAAGCTGCTCGGGGTAGACAGACGGCGCGGAGCGTGATCGGCAGTGCTGCGTCGAGAGGTGTTCGGGTGATTTAGCAAGATTGTGACCTATCTCCTGTAAAGTTTGACAGGCCAGGGGGGTCGGTAGGAGGGGCGACGAGATGCCAAGGCTGTACGGCTTCGACGACATGGCGTACCGGCGTGTGCGCGAGAGTGAGGCCGAGGGCATTCGGGCTGCCGCTTCACGGCGGTTGCTCAAGCAGAGCTATCCCGCCATCTGCGAGTGGATGAACGACCAGGGTTACCGCACGACGCGCGGCGGCCTCTGGAAGCCGGATGTCCTGGCGAAGGTACTCGATCACCCCGCTATCGCCGGCCTTGCGGAAGACGACGATGGCGAGCTGGTCGAGACCGGCGGTCCGCAGATCATCCCCCGCGAGGACTTCGAGGCCATCCGCGCGCTGCGTCCCTCCAATGACCCGAACGCTCAGCGGGCGCCGCAGAGGGAGTACCTCATCTCCGGGTTGCTGGGCGTCTGCGGCCTGTGTGCGAAGACACTCACCGCCTCGCCCTCGAACCGTGGCAGCCGCGGTTACCGCTGCGCTCCAAGCACTGCGCAGCATCCGGGAGGCTGCGGCAAGGTTCGCATCAAGGCGGACCTGTTGGAGGACTACGTCGCCGAGCACGTGCTGGCGGAGCTGGCCAAGCCGGAGGTCAGTGCGCTGATCGGACAGGCGCGCGACGACATGCTGGCCGAGGCGACTCGGCTGCGGAAGAAGGCGGCTGCCACGCGCCGCAGGCAGAAGAAGCTCGGCGCGGACTATGCGAGTTCGTCGGGTATGTCCCTCAAGGCGTTCAAAGCGGCGGACAAGGAACTGTCCCAGCAGATCCGAGAGGACTCGGCGCGGGCGAGGTTCCTGGAACAGGCCAAGCACGTCCCGGTCGGGGCCGTGCCGGATCTGGTGCGGTGGTGGAAGCACGCTCCGCTGGCCGCGAAGAAGGGCGTCTTGGTCCTCATGCTGGAGCAGGTGGCCGTGTACCCGGCCGCGTCCAGGGGCTCTCGCACCGTGGACGCGGACCGGGTGGCGCTGCGCTGGCGTCAGTGGGGTGGCGCCGAGCGGGACGAGGAAGCGGACGAGAAGTCCGCCTAGGATCTCCTGCCCGAGGTCCTGCGGTCGGCGTCGGCACTGACGGTGGCCAGCGACAGCCCTATGGTGACGCCACCGATACACAGCCCTGCCAAGACGGGGCTGATACCGCTCTCCACGTACGCCGGCCAAGTGTGGCCGGTATGGACAGCGACCAGGTAACCGCCGCGACTCACGGCGTAGGCAAGGCCGAACGCGGCGCCTGCCGCACAGATACCCAGACCGACGGCGGATGCGTGACCTCGTAGCCAAGTGCGGCGGGCGAGGAAGGCGGAAACGGTGCCCACCTCCAGCGCCGCGACAGTGGAGAACGCCAGGTAGGTCAGCAGATACACGGTCACCTGACGATCACGGCCGTCAACGGGGGACAGGTCGAAGTGTGCCCTGTCGATGCGCTGGAACTCCCAGATCAAGAGCACGACGACAGCGCCCAGCGCCGCCACGCGCTTGGTGACACTGGCATTGATGCGTTCTCTGGGGTGCCTCCAGTCCACCACCATGACCTGAAGCCCGGCGCAGAAGACGACCGCGGCGAGGTCCGATGACAGTGTGGCCAGCTCATTGCAGCCGGTCATGCGGTCGACTGCGTCGGCGACGATAGGGATCGCCAGGAGCGAGCCGATGCACGCGCTCAGGGAGGCGACGGTTCGGGCGCTCCGAGCCAGGCGGTAGTCGGGTCTGTGCCGACGCCGAAGGGTGACGTACAGGCACAACGCGCTGGTGAGCGCCGAGAGCAGGGCACAGGCGCCGAAGATCGGGCCGTCCAACGGGTCAACGTCCTTCCAGATCTGCCGCTGCCCTCTCAGCGGCTTCGTCCCAGCTCAGATGGCGTCGCGGTCGCCCCTCGCGGGGCTGGTCGACGCCGGGGGGAGGTGGGGGGATCGAGGGGACATCGTCGGACAGCCCCCTACGACCGCGGATCTCCCGGAGCCTTCTATTGATTTCAAGAATGTCCTGCACCTCAAGGCCCCGCATTAAACGCAGAGTCTCACGGGCCTCGGGGCGCTCCTGGTACACCGTGAGCGCGGTCAGGTCATCCCACTCGGCTCCGGGCAGCATGAACGCTGCCGGAGCACCAAGTGCCCGAGCAAGAGCGGCAATTGTAGACGACGTGGGGTTCGTGCTCGTGCCGTTCAGCAGATTGCTGACCTGGCCGTGGGACAGAACTGGTTTGCGCCGTCCCGGCGTCACGGTTGCCTGTGCAACGTCGCGGGCGCTGGGCGTGAACCCGTCTGGGTCGCGGCGCAGACGCAGCAAGGTGAGCAACTTCGCGCTCAGGCTCCTTGGTTGGGGTGCACCGGGGGTGTCTTCCATGTCCTGTCAACTCTGCTGTGTCGTATGCTCGCCGGAAGGCGACTGGCCAGTGATGAGGTCCTGCCTCTCACCGTACCTCGCAGGTCGGAGGGGTTATAAGGTTTATTGGACAGTTCCTCGGGGAGCGGTGGCGGGTGCATGGCGGGCGCCGCGGCGTTTCTCGTGCCTGCCTGCCGGCAGGCGTGTACGGGGGAGTTGCAGAGGGCGGGCGGTGGCGGCGCGCTTGCCGTTCACGGGAGGAATCGCATGTCTGGGATAGACGAGCGGCGAGTCGCTGCGCTGGCGAACGCGCCCTCCAAGGTCTTGCGAGGGCGGGGAGGCGACAGGGCCGCGGAGGAAGCGCGCAAGGTCGTGGAGTGCCAAGCCCTGATGCGCCGGGAGAGGCCAAGCACCAACCCCCAGGAGGGTGGCCATGCTTGAACGGCCGCGGCGTCGCCGCCATCACTCCTGAAGTAGGTGACATTTTTGATGAGCTGAGGTAAGTTCTATGGCGCCGAGGCGGGTACAGCAGCCGCAGGAACCCCGCACGGCAACGTCGCGCAAGCGGCGTCCTTCCCTGCTCCTCGCCGGGTGGCCGAACCCCCCGCGCCCCGCCCGGCGAGGAGCCGGCCGTCCGGTGCGGCCGTCGGGGTGTGTGACGGGAGCCAGCCCGCCGTGACCGCTCGGTCGCGGCGGGCTCTCTTGTGTCCGCATCCGCAAGGAACTTAAGAAAGCGAGATCAATTCCCTTTCTGAATTCCCTTGAATTAAAGGGGGTT
This genomic interval from Streptomyces sp. NBC_00557 contains the following:
- a CDS encoding N-6 DNA methylase, coding for MSDDFLPRAAAPATAARPAPSWVKKPPPKSKARPTGRITARRYAAPRDPHEHARKIAENVLDAWYQSFGGSSIDVPLGTVAGLCLLRNVPGLADWLLNLQPEQLPQLLKEIYLGHWIKRPDLINRAIRLHDWAWNPDPDRQQLRAVHAVTRAAINTGLLDLTGHDDPGQRAEADVLSPLLTGLRHKSDKKWRGEYHTPACLTDLMANMTLAKDFAQPGMSFREPAIGSGGMFRSVAQRLRDLGLNPHDFHWYGNDVDSLSAGCAAVNAIIWDLGPGCLIGCADSLAPEDDYAKTRAEAAEAFEQRDRYMETATTIVAHRRALALLDQLMPSKETAA
- a CDS encoding DUF4192 domain-containing protein; this translates as MTEPLRIASPSDFLELMPFLLGYTPENALVVHGITNVGLAGPVMALPLPEDPTQWRLIAEAVAPEFIHSTRDRGIDILDVVVCLYRTPQPGQSPEVTAHLLGHMADWMIDAFVDLRHAPVKLVLGIVGNQWWDYTCHWPGCCEGDPLPAGDHPESVTAQLRAHGRIPGRPSSKIASEYRPTHTNAARYRRALDEASTDFLTNSRTPSGRLIARQGTLNIIDGALKDLRNGTPIADEPAARIILGLQDRRARDRALSWGPEEDLPYERQLWADLARRCVPPYTDLAPALLTLLAWVAWRQEDTPTARLALREAMTIDSDYLLAQHLHQGLNQDVPIDRFLEVFRTTAVQDQAEDEAALRTL
- a CDS encoding tyrosine-type recombinase/integrase — translated: MGQKGHGSWYFYFELERGERGKRQRIRRGGFATKDDAKKKAKEMYDAASGGADVLSDELCSDFFRRWISAKKSLARTTRHGYQEHIDNYLIPHLGHIKRRELHVRHLDRMYEAIEKENAERVLHRLRVEELQQDRDKAHRAWVRTAGYATREERRRTRQAFLEANQALRDGRRGLRKVTSAATMHRINDTLSSAISWGIKREGAFAKNWARLVELPPATRPKPLVWTPERVEHWKRTGEKPGPVMVWTPELTGEFLDFVKTDWLYELWHSFIFNGPRRGEMCALPWPEVSIDGLWMRISAQIVEVAYRLYGEAPKADSVRTVSLSLESGENLARWREKQQKKREEWGDAWVESDRVWTQENGEPLHPDWVSRRFKRLIELSGLPPVRLHDLRHLSATLSLLAKNDIKVVQERLGHSSRQITSDTYTSVLPEMMRAEAESMMTVVPREVSYEIHSPLVIPDDAWHGDVATIFAHGALQTGSTWAIGAQTRPGTDLLGEIRTKGHGQEHAANAALEWIRMHCASNGLELVRVENLNERYPEDQRPYFSLLRFMIARSEAPGIDGWGLPQGLPSGSPGSTRRGRGSRRKTA
- a CDS encoding recombinase family protein; amino-acid sequence: MPRLYGFDDMAYRRVRESEAEGIRAAASRRLLKQSYPAICEWMNDQGYRTTRGGLWKPDVLAKVLDHPAIAGLAEDDDGELVETGGPQIIPREDFEAIRALRPSNDPNAQRAPQREYLISGLLGVCGLCAKTLTASPSNRGSRGYRCAPSTAQHPGGCGKVRIKADLLEDYVAEHVLAELAKPEVSALIGQARDDMLAEATRLRKKAAATRRRQKKLGADYASSSGMSLKAFKAADKELSQQIREDSARARFLEQAKHVPVGAVPDLVRWWKHAPLAAKKGVLVLMLEQVAVYPAASRGSRTVDADRVALRWRQWGGAERDEEADEKSA